The genomic interval GTCCCTGGCCGGTAGCTGTGGGGCTTCTTCACGCCGCCCGTGACCGGTGCGCTCTTGCGGGCCGCCTTGGTGGCCAGCTGTTTGCGCCGGGCCTTGCCGCCGGTGGATTTGCGAGCTGTCTGCTTAGTACGCGCCTTGAAGACAGCACACAAAAGGAATGCAGCTGTAGAGTAGTACAGTGCAGTTGCGTGCCCTTATTTACAGTAGATCAGTCCACTAATTACCGCGCTGTATCCTAATTGGTTCTCTGCTTCATGGTGAAATGGCTGGATTTCCATAACAGATTTAATATACAACCAAATTTCATTCGTATTTATCATCCACTTTAAACTGAGTCCATAAAAGGGAGGGTTCATTTAACGTTAATTTTAGTGGGCGTCATTCATTACTTTTTtctgaaaagacaaataaccaaCAGATGAAACAATTCTCACTAAAAAGAATGCCGTCATCCGTAAAGTTTAAAAAGCCCGCCCTCGTATGTGATTGGCCAGCAAACCCTATTTTGTTATCtcgtttattttattcatatttgattTTAAGACAGCAACTAAATTGAATATATAACACATACATAATTGTGTATGCTTGTTTGTACACCGTGAATTACTATACAGAAAACACTCTCAACATATTATAGTTCTGTATTCCTATCAGTCATTTCCGTTAACCTGCATCCCAAATTTACATACTGACACAGAATTAATGTCCTTGAATATTGTTTGTAAGTGCATTTTGTCATTTTAGTAAAAGGGGATTCTGAAAACtggtttcaattttttaaagatcttatGGTCCATAAAGGGTGTCTAAAAAGAACTGACCACCACTATGTGTCAAGAACGGGAACTGATTGTTTCCAAAATATAAAACTCCAGTAACGTAAGATGAGTTTCTCGAATGTTACTTAGAACTGGTATTTCAGcgttttaaagaaaatgtgggtGGCTCTAAAAAGAGCCTTTGATTTCTGGAATGAGGTCTTTAGCACTGCTACGCGTTTACTTTCCCTTGGCCTTGTGGTGGCTCTCGGTCTTCTTGGGCAGCAGCACGGCCTGGATGTTGGGCAGGACGCCGCCCTGCGCGATGGTCACGCGGCCCAGCAGCTTGTTGAGCTCCTCGTCGTTGCGGATGGCCAGCTGCAGATGGCGCGGGATGATGCGCGTCTTCTTGTTGTCGCGGGCCGCGTTGCCCGCCAGTTCCAGGATCTCGGCCGTCAGGTACTCCAGCACCGCCGCCAGGTACACGGGCGCTCCGGCCCCGACCCGCTCGGAGTAGTTGCCCTTGCGAAGCAAACGATGAACTCTGCCTACTGGAAACTGGAGCCCAGCTCTAGAAGACCGAGTCTTAGCCTTGGCACGAGCTTTACCTCCTTGCTTCCCGCGTCCAGACATAGTAAGCAATAGTAATGACAGAAAagagtcagaaaaagacaaaatcgGAATGCTGTGAAAAGATCAAGAAAATGCCAATTATAGTGCTAGATGGAAGTGTAAAACGCAGGGTTGGATTGGTTGAAATTATCTCTCGGACTATCCAACCAATAAAAAAGATGTGATGCAATCAAATTTACATAACTCGTCATTACTTCGATGCCAAATCAGATCTGTAATTTTTGCATACCTTATTTGCCTAGACAGCCTATAAAGGAGGACACAGTTTCTGCAAGCAGCCGTTTTAGAGTGCTTTTATTACCGTCTGTATTAGGACTCAGCAATTTTTTTGCTTTAACATGCCAGAACCGGCCAAATCTGCTCCAGCGCCCAAGAAGGGCTCCAAGAAGGCGGTGACCAAAGCGCAGAAGAAGGACGGCAAGAAGCGCAAGCGCAGCCGCAAGGAGAGCTACTCGGTGTACGTGTACAAGGTGCTCAAGCAGGTCCACCCCGACACCGGCATCTCGTCCAAGGCCATGGGCATCATGAACTCGTTTGTCAACGACATCTTCGAGCGCATCGCGGGCGAGGCGTCGCGCCTGGCGCATTACAACAAGCGCTCGACCATCACCTCCAGGGAGATCCAGACGGCCGTGCGCCTGCTGCTGCCCGGGGAGCTGGCCAAGCACGCCGTGTCCGAGGGCACTAAGGCCGTCACCAAGTACACCAGCTCCAAGTAATTATGGCAAAATGCTTTCATATTTAATCCCAAAGGCTCTTTTAAGAGCCACCCACTTTTTCAACACAGAGTTGTAATGGCTTGATGGCATTTTGGCTTATTTTACTAGTAATACTGGGCCTGCAATTGATGGGAGTaaagctttaaaatttttgcaTTATTTGATTTAGTGTAAGTAAAACGGATTGTAGTATACCGTTAGTAAGACTCCGTCCTGTTCAGTTCGGCTATTTGGCTGTCCTATGAACTGACATTCAAGATCTCACTTGAACTGGTACAGTCTCCTTTATCATGGTTCCTTTGAAAGTGAATTTAGGAAATTTGTTAGTATTCATTTCCTAATAGTTAAAAAGGTTTCTTAATGGTTTACTTAATCACCAACAATCTGCCTACAACACTATAACTTCCAAATGTTAATGGGGCATAATAATGAAtgcatgtaaatttaaaaattaccagGATGGGACCCTTTACTTTTAATGAGAATTTTTCCaagtcatttattgaaaagataaaCCATTAGCAATATACATTTGAGGTCATGCATGACACTGCCAGCCCAGGAAGAAACACCCATTTTGgtgcttcttttaatatttttttcccgGATGGGTTTTATTTTTACCGTGATTTACAGGAATTCtgttaaatgagaaaattcaTTCGTCATTCTAGTTACACACCGCTGGTGTTCTTCTGTCCTATGgaaacataataataatgaaaatgtactCTTGTAATTATAAAGTGCTATGTTCATGTGGAGTAAGTGCTAAAAACAAAAATGCTTAGGGCTCAAACCTAGCTAGGAAAAAAAGCTATCCTTTATTGCATTCCTTTCATGAATTGAATAACAAACTTCCCACTCACTATGTAACATAAATGTgtacacacaacatacacattcaaagaaaacacaaagagcaaaagcaacacaaaaaatagaaaataatgagaaataaaaaataccagaTGGTTGTAGATGAGTTTATATTGTTTCACAATTTTTGCCTTGTGTTGTCTCAAGTAAATATCTTAAGGTTTGTATGAGTCTCAGGGAATACATGAACTAGTTAAAATTATGTTAAATAGTTTGTCCATACATTCATCCATCCAGAGCAGAAAATACATAGCTTTCTATTGACTTCTAAAAATACTGTGACTTACTGTTCAAGGCACAATTATACCAACCCAGTTATATTCAACTCCTAATTTCTGGTATCTATGAACATGTTAGGTTACATGACAATAAAGCAAGTAAGGCTGTAAATGGAATTAAAGTTGCTAACCACGACTAAAATAGGAAGATTATATTGGATTATCCATATGAGTCAATATCACAAAGGTCCTTAACAGTGTAAAAGGGAATgggagatggcagcatgagaagaatTTGTCCAGAaattgctggctttgaaaattGAGGGTAGGGGTCCTCAGCCAAGGAAAGAACATCCTCTGgcagctggaaaaggcaaagaaacagacTGActttttgagcccccagagaagaATGGAGACTTCCTGACACCTAGATTTTAGCTCAGCAAGATCTGTGTCCAAATGCTGTACAGAaacattaaattataaatttgtatgtgtgtaagccactaagtttgtgataatttttcagacaagcaaaagaatTATAATGTACTCACACAAGTTTAATAATTATTAACATGTTCAAGttatttaaattagaaatatGTTAAAGTTAAATGTGTAAATATTAAGTTGATTATAAATTCTTCATAAATGTTGCAGGCCACATAATTTTGAAATTGCTCTACTTTTAAGAGCTGCAGtttacatttccttttttgtagGTGTCTAGGGTGTCTGACTTTAACagcagaaataatttcatgaagcaGTACTTCCTTCACACATTGTAGTATTACTTTTTATTACAATTCTACTTTAAAAAGCTTACATTCATTATCTGTAAAGTATagaattaatataaaaaattacctCATAATgtccaaataatcctaaaatgttttattataattattgcaCTTATTTTCCTAAATAAGTCAATAGATAAGATTTTAGACATTTCTGTAAGTAATGAACAATGGGTAGGAAAACCAAAGTTCATTTACATGGCAGAATTCAAATTTCAATGTCTTCTGAGGTACTCTTTCAAAAACACCTAGATGGAATTCAAACACATCTATAGATTTCTCAACAGGTAGTACTGTTGCATAATTAACTCTCTCCCCAGCACTAGGCTATACCTCTTTCCTTGGTACATTCCTTTTCCATCTTTCATTGTCTTGAGTCTGCCAAAAAAGGAAGGATTGGTTAGGCTAGGAGAGTAAAATCCTGTATCCTAAGGGCCAGTAAACTGCCGTCAAATTCATCTCACTTCTCCCGTCTCCTGGAATATACGCTTTTTTTCTCTGGGAGAACTGATCGTAATAAACCATTTGGAAATTCAGTTCCTTGAATAGAAAAATGTCTTATAGGATTGTGAAGTGTCTGATTCACAGAGGAAATAACGTTAAGAAATGTTTTCACGTGGCAGAGTAATAATAGCCCTTTAAATCAATGGAGGCTTGGCACCATGCAtcagacagaaaaacaaaacttggttattcttagatattttaaTGAGTGTTAACACACGTTTGGGGATATTGAGAAGTCAAAGCTGAGCTGAAATGTTCCAGAAGACTGAAAGAAACCAGCCACACGTTGGGCTCAGGGACCCACGGAAAAACGGATATTAGAATTAATACACTTGGAAGATCTCAGATGTCAGGGGGCGATTATGACTCTGTGAATGTAGTATACAGACgaaaagggagaggaaaggagggaagtggAACCACTTGGGGCTGCCAGAGTGGAA from Manis pentadactyla isolate mManPen7 chromosome 16, mManPen7.hap1, whole genome shotgun sequence carries:
- the LOC118911758 gene encoding histone H2A type 1-B; translated protein: MSGRGKQGGKARAKAKTRSSRAGLQFPVGRVHRLLRKGNYSERVGAGAPVYLAAVLEYLTAEILELAGNAARDNKKTRIIPRHLQLAIRNDEELNKLLGRVTIAQGGVLPNIQAVLLPKKTESHHKAKGK
- the LOC118911818 gene encoding histone H2B type 1-C/E/F/G/I, coding for MPEPAKSAPAPKKGSKKAVTKAQKKDGKKRKRSRKESYSVYVYKVLKQVHPDTGISSKAMGIMNSFVNDIFERIAGEASRLAHYNKRSTITSREIQTAVRLLLPGELAKHAVSEGTKAVTKYTSSK